A window of Staphylococcus lloydii genomic DNA:
AAATTGCAAATAAAGTTGTGAATGTATTAGATCAAGTTATTTCAGATGGCACAATACAAAATATTTATAATTTAGAGCCACAATTAAATGAATAAATATACTTATAGCGATTAAACTATCTCAGTTTAATCGCTATTTTGTTGCCTACTTATCCTACTATATTCTAGTGTAGACCCTTGTCTTTATTAGGTTTAGTGATATCGCTTTTTATATGTAATAACAAAATATTAGAACATTAAGCAATAATAAAATCGTTGCAGGTAACGCTTTTATTATTGGATCTTTAGCTAAAAATATTAATGATAAAGCACCTGCTAACATTGTACATCCTAATAAAACACTAGCCCCCATAGCTAAATAAGGATTAAAAATGCCAAACAACATATTTAAAGCGCCTAATAATTCAATTGCTCCAGTAACTTGATTAAAGAATTGCGGGTACCCCATGCGCACAAAATCTTCATTCATAGCCCCCGACACAATTTTAGACCCCGTTATGATAAATATTATCCCAAGTAGTACTTGCAAGATAATAATTATTACGCCCATATATACACCTCGTTTTACGCCCTACTTAATTTATACTTATATTCATTATAAGCAAAGTAATTTGTTATTTATAGTATTTTATTATTATTTCATCTTTTGTAGTAATTCTTCTTGTTCATTTGGTGATAAAAATGTATGTTTTACAGCATGTTTATTGATGTTCTCTATATCTTTCATCGTCAGTTGTTGTGATTCAAGTAATAAGTCGTACTCTGCCAACAATGTTGTTTGCGTCACTGTTCTATTATCCGTATTTATTAGAAAAGGAATACCATGTGAAACTAAATAAGGTATGTTCAACTCCCTAACGTCTTTAATAGCTTGAGTTTGTATATTACTATTTGGACAGATTTCTAATAACACCTGTTGCGTTTTTACTTCTGCTAATACTTGTGCGTCATTATTAATCGCAACGCCATGGCCAATACGTTTTGCCCCTAATTTAATCGATTGTACAACGTTATGAATGCAACCACATTCACCAGCATGAAGGGTTAGATTTAAGCCTTTCTCAACACCATATTGTGCTGCTTCTTGAATTTTTTCTGGTGGAAAAGCTGCCTCAGGGCCAGCAAAATCTATACCAGCAATATGTGTACTATCACCTTGAAGCACATGGTTAAATAAATCTTTGTTAACTGCATGACTATGTTGACGCATAGCACATACTAAAATATTAATCTTTATATCATATTGGGACATTGCTTGTTTAGCGCCTTCAACAACGGCTTGAATCGTCTCATCTATACTTAAACCTTTTTCCATATGGAATAAAGGCGCAAATCTAATTTCAATATACTTAACATTATCTTCAACCGCTTGTGCCGCGACATCAACGACAGAGCGTTGTAAACTATCGGCAGTTTGTAATACTTTTTGTATTTCATCAAAACAACGTAAATATTGTTCCAAGTTTTCACAATTTTGATCAACATAAAGATTGTGCTCATTTAAAGAAATACTTTGTTCCAGAGCTAGTTGTTTAAGTAAATCTATACTTACTGATCCATCTAAATGGCAATGTAATTCTATTTTCGGGATAGTATATAATTGTTGTTCCATTCTTTACTCCTTGTTTCTTTAATAATTATGTGCGCTTTTTATTTTGAATATAACATTTAATATTATACATCATATAGTTATTTATCATATAATACTATAGTAATTTAAGTTAATTTTTCTAACTAAAACGTTTTAAGATTAACGCATTGGATATATTTCAAATACGAATCTTAGTTATACAATTTAAAATGGAAGGTGTTTTTAACATGACAAAAATTTTTGTAGCAGGTGCCACAGGTCTCATTGGTACTAAATTAACAAAACGCTTATTAGAAGAAGGATATGAGGTTGCTGGTTTAACACGTTCCCAACAAGGTAAAGCTAAATTAGAAGACCAAGGCGTTACTGGTTTTATAGGTGACGTATTAAAAGCAGATACAGTTGAGTCTGCTATTGCTAGTTATAAACCGGACATTATTATTAACGAGATTACTGACTTAAAACAAGCCGATATGTCAGCTAATACACGTGTTAGAATAGAAGGCACAAAAAATATAGTAACGGCAGCACTAAATAACGACGTGCAACATATTCAGTCACAAAGCATTGCTTTTGTTTATGAAGGTGGTCAAGGTTTAGCGACTGAAGAAACGCCTCTTGATTATCAATCGACTGGCGAAAGAAAAGTAACTGTAGATGGTGTAGAAGCATTAGAACAAGAAACTGCACGTATTCCACATCATATTATTTTACGTTACGGTTTACTTTATGGTCCCGAAACTTGGTTTGGTAAGGATGGTATGATATATAACCAATTTATCGATGGTTCTGTATCAATGTCTAATGGTATCCAATCATTTATTCATATTGACGATGCTGTGGAGACAGCAATTCAAGCCTTATCATTTGAACCAGGTATATATAATGTCACTGATGATAACCCTGTAGACGGAGAAGCATGGGCTAAATGGTATGCACAATTATTAAATGTTAATCCAACACTAAATATTGAACCAGCCGCTGATCATGAGCGTGGCGCGAGCAACCAAAAATTTAGACAACAAGGTGGAAAGTTATTATACGCTGATTGGCAAGAAGGCATGAACCCTATTAAATAAAATGTTCCACATAAAAAGTGTAATTACGATTTTATTCTTCGTAATTACACTTTTTTATTAGTTATCTGATTTAAGCAATTTTTGATAAAAATAATTAGCTACGACGATATCTACAATAGCTAGTCCTACCGATTTAAAAACAGTTATTTCCTCATCTTTCAATCTACCTTCAAGCCTACCTGCTACGATATTGCCTAATTCTCCGTATAAATCACTCGCTTTAAAGACACCTTCTTCAATAGGATTTATTAAGTCCCCCGTCTCTTCTAACGCCGTATCACTTGATTCAACAACGACTTTGTCTGCTTGTTGTAAGGCGACTGATGGTAATTCTTGCATATCTGGCTTAAAAGAACCTACCGCATTGATATGTACACCGTTTGTTAATGCATTTTGAAATACTGGTGATGTAGCATTTGTAGCAGTTACAATGATATCAGCATTATGCATCGCATCTTCAACATCTTTAAATACTTTTACAGTTATATCGTATTGCGCTGCTAGTTTATCAGCAAAAGTGACTGCTTTATCATAAGTCCGATTGAATAGTTGTATATGCGTAATATTTCTCACTGCAAGAACCGCTTCGACTAAACCTTCAGCTTGTTCACCCGTACCAATGACACACAACGTTTTGGCATTTTGTTGCGCAAGATATTTTGTAGCTACACCAGAAATTGCACCTGTACGTATTTTAGTTAGATATGCGCCTTCTAAGACTGCCAACGATTCACCTGTATCATAATCTGACAAAATAACTGAACCTACGATGGTATTTTTCCCTTGTTGCGGATTATTAGGTGCAAATGTTACTGTTTTTAGCCCTACTATCCCTAACTTGTCCGACAATGCCGGCATCACTAAATATTTATTGTCCTCATTAAATGGTAATACATGGCGTAGAGGGTTTTCAGTTTGTCCTTCAGAATAGGCTTGCAATGCTTCTTCAACTGCTTCGACAACTTCTGCCATATCTAGTAAGTCAGCTTGCTGCTGTTCACTTATAAATCGCACTATAAAACAAACCTCCTATGTATCAATATAAAGCGTTTAAAATTTTACATCTTTATCAAAGCATAGTGACTGTATTTTTATAAATTATGCTAAATGGTTCTCAAAGTCTGCATCGGTATATTTTTCTACATCTTCAAGCGTTGTACCTTCTTGAAGTTCGACCAATTTCATAACACCTTTTTCAAAATGGAATACAGCTAAATCAGTAATCAGCGTGTGCACTACTTCACTTCCTGTTAAAGGTAACTCACACACTTTCTTAATCTTTGATTCGCCGTGTTTATTCATATGATCCATAATCACAACAACTTTTTGAGCACCAACGACTAAATCCATAGCGCCTCCCATACCTTTAACTAACTTTCCTGGAATCATGTAATTAGCTAAATCTCCTTTTTGGGATACTTCCATGCCTCCTAAAATTGCTAAATCAATATGTCCACCTCTAATCATGGCAAACGATTCAGCGTTGTCGAAATAAGAAGCACCTTTAGCAGCAGTTACTGTTTCTTTACCAGCATTGATTAAATCTGGGTCTACTTCCGCTTCAGTTGGATATGGACCAATTCCAAGCAAACCATTTTCAGATTGAAAATAAACATTTTCAACGTGGTCATTAATTTCATTAGCTACTAAAGTCGGCATGCCAATGCCTAAATTAATAACCATATTACTTTTTATTTCTTGAGCTGCTCGTTGTATAATCTTTGTCCTTTGTGTCGCTTTATCCATGATTAGCCTCCTTAACTGTTCGTTTTTCAATTCGTTTATCGTAATTTTGTCCTAAATAAATATAATCGACATAAACACCCGATAAATGAACATCATCAGGATCAATTTTACCAATGTCTACGATTTCCTCGACTTCAACAACAGTTATTTTAGCAGCCATCGCGCATAACGGATTAAAGTTATGTGCTGTTTTATTAAATACTAAATTACCAAATGTATCCGCCTTTGCCGCTTTAACAATGCCATAGTCACCTTTAATTGCGCGTTCCATTAAATAATTTTCGCCATCAAACTCACGTGTTTCTTTTCCTTCTGCAATGCGTGTGCCGACTCCCGTCTTAGTATAAAACGCCGGAATGCCTGCACCGCCAGCCCGTAACTTTTCAGCTAATGTGCCTTGCGGTGTTAATTCTACTTCTAACTCGCCATTAATTAATTGGCGTTCAAAAATTTTATTTTCTCCTACATATGAGCTTATCATTTTATCAATTTGTTGATGTTCTAACAGTCTACCAAGCCCAAAATCGTCTACACCACAGTTGTTACTTACTACCGTTAAACCTTTTGTTCCTTTATGACGAATAGCTTCAATAGCATACTCAGGTATACCACATAGTCCAAATCCACCCGCTAACACGGTCATCCCATCTTTTAAATCATCGAATGCCTCATTGATGTCTTGAATAACCTTTGACATGCAATCCCTCTTTCTATTTCATAATTTATTTAAATGTCATTATACTTTAAAAAATAAGCAAAGTCTTTTAATTTTGATTACGCTTTCAACGTATACTTATTATAGGTTGATGAAAAGTTTTTCGTAAAAAAAGCTTAACGCATAAATAGAATGCGTTAAGCTCATATTACTGATTAAGTCTAGGCGATTTCTATCATAAATCTACGTGTGATTGTCCCATCATCATGTTGATATGATTCAATTTCTTCGCCACCATTATTTAAAATTACAGTCGCCGATGCTTTATTATCATCATCACAAGTAATTAATGCTTCTTGAACACCGATTCTGGATAAGTAATCTAATGACTTTTTAAGGATTTTTGTGCCATATCCTTGTTGACGATATTTTTTACGCACGCCATAACCTATATGGCCACCATGTTTTTTCAGTGCGTCGTTTAAATTGTGACGTATATTTGCAGCGCCAATGATTTCTTCGCCAATTAAAAATAGTGTGGTATTATCAACCTTTTGATCGTGTGACTTATTATCTTCTAATTTATGCACTAAGTCTTCAAAATCGTTATACTTAGCAATGTTAGTAACAGTTGGAACTATCTGTTCATCATTATCTAGCCATTCTTCCATATAGTTACAGTACAGCTCTTCATCGCCCATCGTTAATTCTCTAAATTCTGCCATTTCATTACGCCTCCTCGTTCAAGTCATTATTATGTGTATTTATAT
This region includes:
- the add gene encoding adenosine deaminase, coding for MEQQLYTIPKIELHCHLDGSVSIDLLKQLALEQSISLNEHNLYVDQNCENLEQYLRCFDEIQKVLQTADSLQRSVVDVAAQAVEDNVKYIEIRFAPLFHMEKGLSIDETIQAVVEGAKQAMSQYDIKINILVCAMRQHSHAVNKDLFNHVLQGDSTHIAGIDFAGPEAAFPPEKIQEAAQYGVEKGLNLTLHAGECGCIHNVVQSIKLGAKRIGHGVAINNDAQVLAEVKTQQVLLEICPNSNIQTQAIKDVRELNIPYLVSHGIPFLINTDNRTVTQTTLLAEYDLLLESQQLTMKDIENINKHAVKHTFLSPNEQEELLQKMK
- a CDS encoding GNAT family N-acetyltransferase, which produces MAEFRELTMGDEELYCNYMEEWLDNDEQIVPTVTNIAKYNDFEDLVHKLEDNKSHDQKVDNTTLFLIGEEIIGAANIRHNLNDALKKHGGHIGYGVRKKYRQQGYGTKILKKSLDYLSRIGVQEALITCDDDNKASATVILNNGGEEIESYQHDDGTITRRFMIEIA
- a CDS encoding 3-oxoacid CoA-transferase subunit B, with amino-acid sequence MDKATQRTKIIQRAAQEIKSNMVINLGIGMPTLVANEINDHVENVYFQSENGLLGIGPYPTEAEVDPDLINAGKETVTAAKGASYFDNAESFAMIRGGHIDLAILGGMEVSQKGDLANYMIPGKLVKGMGGAMDLVVGAQKVVVIMDHMNKHGESKIKKVCELPLTGSEVVHTLITDLAVFHFEKGVMKLVELQEGTTLEDVEKYTDADFENHLA
- a CDS encoding ornithine cyclodeaminase family protein, giving the protein MRFISEQQQADLLDMAEVVEAVEEALQAYSEGQTENPLRHVLPFNEDNKYLVMPALSDKLGIVGLKTVTFAPNNPQQGKNTIVGSVILSDYDTGESLAVLEGAYLTKIRTGAISGVATKYLAQQNAKTLCVIGTGEQAEGLVEAVLAVRNITHIQLFNRTYDKAVTFADKLAAQYDITVKVFKDVEDAMHNADIIVTATNATSPVFQNALTNGVHINAVGSFKPDMQELPSVALQQADKVVVESSDTALEETGDLINPIEEGVFKASDLYGELGNIVAGRLEGRLKDEEITVFKSVGLAIVDIVVANYFYQKLLKSDN
- a CDS encoding DoxX family protein; translation: MGVIIIILQVLLGIIFIITGSKIVSGAMNEDFVRMGYPQFFNQVTGAIELLGALNMLFGIFNPYLAMGASVLLGCTMLAGALSLIFLAKDPIIKALPATILLLLNVLIFCYYI
- a CDS encoding CoA transferase subunit A translates to MSKVIQDINEAFDDLKDGMTVLAGGFGLCGIPEYAIEAIRHKGTKGLTVVSNNCGVDDFGLGRLLEHQQIDKMISSYVGENKIFERQLINGELEVELTPQGTLAEKLRAGGAGIPAFYTKTGVGTRIAEGKETREFDGENYLMERAIKGDYGIVKAAKADTFGNLVFNKTAHNFNPLCAMAAKITVVEVEEIVDIGKIDPDDVHLSGVYVDYIYLGQNYDKRIEKRTVKEANHG
- a CDS encoding NAD-dependent epimerase/dehydratase family protein, with product MTKIFVAGATGLIGTKLTKRLLEEGYEVAGLTRSQQGKAKLEDQGVTGFIGDVLKADTVESAIASYKPDIIINEITDLKQADMSANTRVRIEGTKNIVTAALNNDVQHIQSQSIAFVYEGGQGLATEETPLDYQSTGERKVTVDGVEALEQETARIPHHIILRYGLLYGPETWFGKDGMIYNQFIDGSVSMSNGIQSFIHIDDAVETAIQALSFEPGIYNVTDDNPVDGEAWAKWYAQLLNVNPTLNIEPAADHERGASNQKFRQQGGKLLYADWQEGMNPIK